Proteins encoded together in one Alphaproteobacteria bacterium window:
- a CDS encoding DMT family transporter: MLVLLSAIFWGAAGLFVRLLPFDMWTIVFWRGVFGTFFIGCYVFWRFGPNTFRVVRQMGPAGVRITIFSTGAIMLFVPALQNTSVANCMTIYAALPFFTAAIAWVWIRERPSPRTLAASLVVMLGIGIMLGPTTAGPRLGDVLAVIATATMALMTVAIRRSRNVEMLPVACFSTIISALIALPFAGHLFDLTMRDYLAAAGFGLGPMTLGLMLFVIGSPLIPATLAALIGTLETPIGALWAWVGVGEVPATETFIGGAVVMCAVFAHLLLDRRANGRIPREIRADA, from the coding sequence GTGCTCGTCTTACTTTCGGCGATCTTCTGGGGTGCCGCGGGCCTGTTCGTGCGGCTTTTGCCGTTCGATATGTGGACGATCGTGTTCTGGCGCGGGGTTTTCGGCACATTTTTCATCGGTTGCTATGTCTTCTGGCGCTTTGGTCCCAACACCTTCCGCGTCGTCCGCCAAATGGGACCAGCCGGCGTTCGGATCACGATTTTTTCGACCGGCGCCATCATGCTGTTCGTTCCGGCCCTCCAGAATACGAGCGTCGCCAACTGCATGACGATCTATGCGGCATTGCCGTTTTTCACGGCAGCCATCGCATGGGTCTGGATCCGCGAACGACCGTCGCCTCGCACCTTGGCGGCGAGCCTCGTCGTCATGCTGGGTATTGGCATAATGCTCGGTCCAACGACGGCCGGGCCGCGTCTGGGGGACGTGCTGGCGGTTATCGCAACAGCGACGATGGCGCTCATGACGGTCGCAATTCGCCGCAGCCGAAACGTGGAGATGCTTCCGGTTGCCTGCTTTTCGACGATCATAAGCGCCCTGATCGCCTTGCCGTTTGCCGGGCATCTGTTCGATTTGACGATGAGGGACTATCTCGCCGCGGCAGGTTTTGGATTGGGCCCGATGACGCTCGGCCTGATGCTCTTTGTCATCGGCTCGCCGTTGATCCCGGCGACCCTGGCAGCACTCATCGGCACGCTCGAGACGCCCATCGGGGCGCTTTGGGCGTGGGTCGGCGTTGGCGAAGTACCCGCGACGGAGACCTTTATCGGCGGTGCCGTCGTAATGTGCGCGGTATTCGCACACCTCCTGCTCGACCGACGCGCGAACGGCCGCATCCCTCGCGAAATCCGCGCCGACGCCTGA
- the fliD gene encoding flagellar filament capping protein FliD codes for MSVAGVSGSPLLPLLSTQAEGLTSSGSTQTSSTATGLGSDPAYLLSLGQQQAESALLGYNQLGQLVNQAGQTLSQLNQTDPFLTIDASNDAPPPTQYAVDVQQLAQAQSLMSAEYPDADQTVVGTGALTIQLGAYDAATNSFTANGSPVVVDVQDGTLNGIASAINEANAGVTASVVQSSDGNDRLVIAGNDTGAANAFTVGGIPALSYDPTTASTGGLEMTATAQDAAYTVNGIAQTYPSNQNVPIAPGVVSNLTAQGTMTVSAPFGQQQAAAAASGLASAFNSLVQSIDQSIGSGGELNADSSVASGLAEALSAITTTTFGGGKSLADIGITTQSDGTLTVDAQTLQSAYASDPAGTNAVIAQASAAMQQAIGGFEGPDGNIESQTRALAAIMCRGPSLADFLSAESSSTSTASPFSILDPTSLLSGQSALGQNTSGQTNSGQLTAAAVLALAQSDPSLANALSADAGTPVAPTSPLPVPGPTS; via the coding sequence ATGTCCGTTGCCGGCGTTTCAGGCTCCCCCCTTCTGCCGCTGCTCTCGACGCAAGCCGAGGGCCTGACGTCGTCCGGATCCACTCAGACGTCGTCAACCGCGACGGGGCTTGGATCCGACCCGGCCTATCTTCTTTCGCTCGGTCAGCAACAGGCCGAGAGTGCGCTCCTCGGCTACAACCAGCTCGGTCAGTTGGTCAATCAAGCCGGCCAGACGCTCAGCCAGCTCAACCAGACGGACCCGTTCTTGACGATCGATGCCAGCAACGATGCTCCGCCCCCGACGCAATACGCCGTCGACGTTCAGCAGCTTGCCCAGGCGCAAAGCCTGATGAGTGCCGAATACCCGGATGCCGACCAAACCGTGGTGGGGACCGGCGCGCTCACGATCCAGCTCGGCGCCTATGACGCCGCGACCAACAGCTTTACGGCCAATGGATCGCCGGTCGTCGTCGACGTTCAAGACGGCACCCTCAACGGCATCGCGAGCGCTATAAACGAGGCAAATGCCGGTGTGACGGCATCCGTTGTGCAAAGTAGCGATGGAAACGACCGGCTTGTCATCGCCGGCAACGATACGGGTGCCGCCAACGCCTTCACCGTCGGCGGGATCCCCGCACTCAGCTACGATCCGACCACGGCGTCGACCGGTGGGCTCGAGATGACCGCGACGGCGCAGGATGCGGCATATACCGTGAATGGTATCGCGCAGACTTATCCGTCGAACCAGAATGTGCCGATCGCCCCCGGCGTCGTGTCAAATCTCACAGCCCAAGGCACCATGACGGTATCGGCCCCGTTCGGCCAGCAGCAGGCTGCGGCGGCAGCGAGCGGCCTCGCAAGCGCTTTCAATTCGCTCGTACAGAGCATCGACCAGTCGATCGGATCGGGCGGAGAATTGAACGCGGACTCGAGTGTGGCATCCGGCCTCGCCGAGGCGCTGAGTGCAATTACGACCACAACGTTCGGCGGCGGAAAGAGCCTTGCGGACATCGGGATCACGACCCAATCGGACGGCACCCTCACGGTCGACGCACAAACGCTGCAGTCGGCTTACGCATCCGATCCGGCCGGCACGAACGCGGTGATTGCTCAGGCGTCGGCGGCCATGCAACAGGCGATCGGCGGATTCGAGGGTCCGGATGGCAACATTGAATCGCAAACGCGAGCGCTTGCCGCGATCATGTGCCGGGGTCCGTCGCTTGCCGATTTCCTGTCGGCGGAGTCGAGTTCCACGAGTACGGCATCGCCGTTTTCAATCCTCGACCCCACATCGTTATTGTCCGGACAGTCCGCGTTGGGACAAAACACGTCAGGCCAAACCAATTCAGGCCAACTCACCGCCGCGGCGGTATTGGCGCTCGCCCAAAGCGATCCCTCGCTTGCCAACGCACTCTCGGCGGATGCAGGCACGCCCGTCGCCCCCACGTCGCCGTTGCCTGTTCCCGGCCCCACATCTTAG
- a CDS encoding (2Fe-2S)-binding protein produces MTFTIQVNGVARTVDVDADMPLLWVLRDVLDLKGSKFGCGAGLCGACTVHLDGEPVRSCSTPVSSVGGAAVTTIEGIGDTSVGKRVQTAWLDVDVVQCGYCQAGQIMSATALLSKTAHPTDQDIDAAMSGNVCRCCTYTRIRAAIKKAAGMRTADMRTL; encoded by the coding sequence ATGACCTTCACAATTCAAGTAAACGGCGTCGCTCGCACGGTCGATGTCGACGCTGACATGCCGCTACTTTGGGTGTTGCGCGACGTTCTGGACTTGAAAGGCAGCAAATTCGGCTGCGGTGCCGGCCTGTGCGGCGCCTGCACGGTGCATCTCGACGGCGAGCCTGTTCGCTCTTGCTCGACGCCCGTGTCGAGCGTGGGCGGAGCGGCGGTGACGACGATCGAGGGAATCGGCGACACGTCCGTGGGCAAGCGTGTGCAGACGGCCTGGCTCGACGTCGACGTGGTGCAATGCGGCTACTGCCAAGCCGGGCAGATCATGTCCGCCACGGCACTTCTGTCGAAGACGGCGCATCCGACCGACCAGGACATCGATGCGGCGATGAGCGGGAATGTCTGCCGTTGCTGCACCTATACGCGCATCCGTGCCGCGATCAAGAAGGCCGCAGGCATGCGCACGGCCGACATGCGGACCCTGTGA
- a CDS encoding HoxN/HupN/NixA family nickel/cobalt transporter, whose protein sequence is MLGIISRIGDDGTENLRGRIVGIYILLIAANLLVWFWAFAALYDYPILLGTAVLAYTFGLRHAVDADHIAAIDNVTRKLMQEGKRPIAVGFFFSLGHSAVVILMSVAIAIAATTVQSRFDSFKSVGGVIGTCVSAFFLFVVAIVNLLIFVSVYRTFRSVKRGEKFVEEDLNILLNSRGLLARIFRPLFRMVSRSWHMVPIGFLFGLGFDTATEVALFGISAAQAYSGTSVWVILVFPALFTAGMSLVDTTDSILMLGAYGWAFMKPVRKLFYNMTITLVSVLVAVVVGGIETLGLMVDQFNLQGAFWDAVGDLNDNFGLLGYVIIGVFVFSWIASIAIYRLRGYDRIEVRT, encoded by the coding sequence ATGCTTGGCATCATCTCGAGGATCGGCGACGACGGTACTGAAAATCTGCGCGGCCGGATCGTCGGTATCTATATCCTGCTTATTGCCGCTAACCTGCTGGTCTGGTTCTGGGCGTTTGCCGCACTCTACGACTATCCCATCCTGCTCGGAACGGCCGTGCTCGCCTACACGTTCGGACTGCGGCACGCGGTTGACGCCGATCACATCGCTGCCATCGACAACGTCACGCGCAAGCTGATGCAGGAGGGCAAGCGGCCGATCGCCGTCGGCTTTTTCTTTTCCCTGGGGCATTCGGCCGTTGTGATCCTGATGTCCGTGGCGATCGCGATTGCGGCCACGACCGTGCAATCCCGGTTCGATTCATTCAAATCCGTTGGCGGCGTCATCGGTACGTGCGTGTCGGCGTTCTTTCTCTTCGTGGTCGCGATCGTCAACCTGCTCATATTCGTGTCCGTCTATCGGACCTTCCGATCCGTGAAGCGCGGAGAAAAGTTCGTCGAGGAGGATCTGAATATCCTTCTAAACAGCCGCGGCCTCTTGGCGCGCATCTTCCGTCCACTCTTCCGAATGGTAAGTCGGAGTTGGCACATGGTGCCGATCGGATTCCTTTTCGGCCTCGGCTTCGACACGGCGACCGAGGTTGCGTTGTTCGGGATATCGGCGGCTCAAGCCTATAGCGGCACATCGGTCTGGGTGATCCTGGTGTTCCCGGCACTTTTTACAGCCGGCATGTCGCTCGTTGACACGACCGACAGCATCTTGATGCTCGGCGCCTACGGCTGGGCGTTCATGAAGCCGGTTCGCAAGCTCTTTTACAACATGACCATCACACTGGTGTCCGTACTGGTGGCCGTCGTCGTCGGGGGGATTGAGACGCTCGGCCTGATGGTCGACCAATTCAATCTTCAAGGCGCTTTTTGGGACGCGGTCGGCGATTTGAACGACAATTTTGGCCTGCTGGGTTACGTCATCATCGGGGTGTTCGTTTTCAGTTGGATCGCATCCATCGCGATCTACCGCCTGCGAGGTTACGACCGGATCGAGGTTCGCACGTAA
- a CDS encoding xanthine dehydrogenase family protein molybdopterin-binding subunit, protein MRANLLSASMLQRSTSRRGFLKVSAAVGGGLLLHATFPPLARAAAASSSPDESASAINAYVRIAPDGIVTIMSKNPEIGQGIKTMLPMLIAEELDVDWANVRIEQAMLDPAKYGRQFAGGSMATPLNWEPMRRVGAAGRQMLVAAAAETWGVPAAECRTASGIVSHSASGRKLRYGALAAKAASLPAPDMMRVALKDSKDFKIIGQPIHGIDSPLVVTGKPLFGIDVKLPGMLHAVFEKCPVFGGRIVSANIDAIKALPGIHDAFIVKGGTDPHGLVDGVAIVAESWWTANRARETLKVVWDEGVTASDSSVEFARRAAELAKSAPAQSLRRDGDVDTALAGAAHVVEAAYAYPFLAHISLEPQNCTAHVHDGKAELWAPTQNPGPGAELVASTLGIAVSDVTVRMTRCGGGFGRRLRSDFMAEAASISRVTGTPVKLLWNRQDDIQHDFYRPAGFHFFKGGVDASGKLIALRDHFVTFGQGDQVADSATMDPGEFPARFVEHLDYGMSILPFGVPTGPLRAPRSNAMAFAFQAFIDELAHAAGRDPVEFRLALLGEPRALPDLSPQKNPLRSFDTGRMRAVLERVAQKSDWAKRNLPKGSGMGVAFYFSHLGYFAEVVQATVAPSGSVKVDKVWIAADVGSQIINPSNAENQVQGAALDGIGAALGQAITIERGRTVESNFDTVKPLRIDQAPPVEVHFLTTDHPPTGLGEPALPPVIPALCNAIFAATGKRIRKLPIDPAELKQA, encoded by the coding sequence ATGCGCGCCAATCTCTTATCCGCATCGATGCTTCAGCGAAGCACATCTCGCCGCGGCTTCCTTAAAGTCAGCGCTGCTGTCGGCGGCGGCTTGCTGCTGCACGCGACGTTCCCGCCATTGGCGCGCGCCGCGGCGGCTTCATCGTCGCCCGATGAAAGCGCCAGCGCCATCAACGCCTATGTTCGCATCGCACCCGACGGCATCGTCACCATCATGTCGAAGAACCCGGAGATCGGCCAAGGCATCAAGACGATGCTGCCGATGCTGATCGCCGAGGAATTGGACGTCGATTGGGCAAACGTGAGGATCGAACAGGCGATGCTCGATCCGGCAAAATACGGCCGCCAATTCGCGGGTGGCAGCATGGCGACGCCGCTCAACTGGGAACCTATGCGCCGCGTCGGCGCGGCCGGTCGGCAGATGCTCGTCGCCGCGGCCGCCGAGACCTGGGGCGTGCCGGCCGCGGAATGCAGAACGGCGTCGGGCATCGTCAGCCATTCGGCAAGCGGGCGAAAACTGAGGTACGGCGCCCTTGCCGCAAAGGCGGCATCCCTGCCGGCACCGGACATGATGCGTGTCGCCCTCAAGGACTCGAAGGACTTCAAGATCATCGGCCAACCGATCCACGGCATCGATAGCCCGCTCGTGGTGACGGGAAAGCCATTGTTCGGCATCGACGTGAAACTTCCCGGCATGCTTCACGCCGTTTTCGAAAAGTGCCCGGTCTTCGGCGGCAGGATCGTGAGCGCCAACATCGACGCGATCAAAGCGCTTCCGGGGATTCACGACGCCTTTATCGTGAAGGGCGGGACCGATCCCCATGGGCTCGTCGACGGTGTTGCCATCGTGGCGGAGAGCTGGTGGACGGCCAATCGTGCGCGGGAGACGCTTAAAGTCGTTTGGGACGAGGGTGTAACCGCATCGGACAGTAGCGTCGAATTTGCACGCCGAGCGGCGGAACTCGCCAAATCCGCCCCTGCGCAATCGCTGCGCCGGGACGGCGACGTCGACACCGCACTCGCCGGTGCTGCGCATGTCGTCGAGGCTGCTTACGCCTATCCGTTCCTCGCCCATATTTCGCTCGAACCTCAGAACTGCACGGCGCACGTTCATGACGGGAAGGCCGAGCTTTGGGCGCCAACTCAGAATCCGGGACCCGGTGCGGAGCTGGTTGCGTCGACCCTGGGCATCGCCGTGAGCGATGTCACGGTGCGCATGACAAGGTGCGGCGGGGGCTTCGGCCGTCGCCTGCGCAGCGACTTCATGGCCGAGGCCGCGTCTATATCCAGGGTAACGGGCACTCCCGTAAAGCTGCTTTGGAACCGGCAGGACGACATCCAGCACGACTTCTATCGGCCGGCGGGCTTCCATTTCTTCAAGGGCGGTGTGGACGCGAGCGGCAAGCTGATCGCCTTGCGCGACCATTTCGTGACCTTCGGGCAAGGCGACCAGGTCGCGGACTCCGCGACGATGGATCCCGGCGAATTTCCTGCACGGTTCGTCGAGCATCTCGACTACGGCATGTCGATCCTGCCCTTCGGTGTGCCGACGGGCCCGCTCCGCGCACCACGATCGAACGCGATGGCTTTTGCGTTTCAGGCCTTCATCGACGAGCTGGCCCATGCCGCGGGCAGGGACCCGGTCGAGTTCCGCCTGGCGTTGTTAGGCGAGCCGCGCGCCCTGCCCGATCTCTCCCCACAGAAAAATCCACTGCGCAGCTTCGATACCGGCCGCATGCGCGCGGTGCTCGAACGCGTTGCGCAGAAATCCGACTGGGCGAAGCGCAACCTGCCCAAGGGCAGCGGAATGGGTGTTGCGTTCTACTTCAGCCACCTCGGCTATTTCGCTGAGGTCGTGCAAGCAACCGTCGCACCTTCGGGTAGCGTCAAGGTCGACAAAGTGTGGATCGCGGCCGATGTCGGGAGCCAAATCATCAACCCCAGCAATGCGGAAAACCAAGTCCAGGGTGCGGCCCTCGACGGTATCGGTGCCGCACTCGGCCAGGCGATCACTATCGAGCGGGGCCGCACGGTTGAAAGCAACTTCGACACGGTCAAGCCGCTTCGCATCGATCAGGCGCCCCCGGTCGAGGTTCATTTCCTGACCACCGACCATCCCCCGACCGGTCTCGGGGAGCCAGCATTGCCGCCGGTGATTCCGGCCCTCTGCAATGCGATCTTCGCGGCGACCGGCAAACGGATTCGTAAGCTGCCTATCGATCCTGCCGAACTCAAACAAGCATAG
- a CDS encoding LysE family translocator, translated as MTFAALTIFAAALLVAAGSPGPSIAALIARVLTNGFRDVLPFLAAMWVGEAIWLTVAVTGLAIVANTFATLFVVMKFAGVGYLLFLAWKMWSAPSTFTGRATPVSAKPWRMFFTGLMVTLGNPKIMVFYLALVPTMIDLGRLDFLAWGELTLTMLAVLMAIDLAWALFAARARRLLTNRRAVRVANRLSAAVMVGAAVTIAAE; from the coding sequence ATGACCTTTGCCGCGCTGACGATTTTTGCTGCCGCGTTGCTCGTAGCCGCTGGCTCGCCCGGACCGAGCATCGCGGCCCTCATCGCCCGGGTTCTGACCAACGGCTTTCGGGATGTCTTGCCGTTTCTGGCGGCCATGTGGGTCGGCGAAGCGATCTGGCTGACCGTCGCCGTTACGGGTCTCGCCATTGTCGCCAATACCTTCGCAACCCTCTTCGTCGTCATGAAGTTCGCCGGTGTGGGATACCTCTTATTCCTCGCCTGGAAGATGTGGTCCGCTCCATCGACGTTCACGGGCCGCGCGACGCCGGTCAGTGCAAAGCCGTGGCGGATGTTCTTTACCGGCTTGATGGTGACACTCGGCAATCCCAAGATCATGGTGTTCTACCTCGCACTCGTGCCGACGATGATCGATCTCGGCCGCTTGGATTTTCTTGCTTGGGGCGAACTCACGCTCACGATGCTAGCTGTCCTGATGGCGATCGATCTTGCCTGGGCGCTATTCGCGGCCCGTGCGCGCCGCCTTCTGACGAACCGTCGCGCGGTCCGGGTCGCGAACCGATTGAGTGCCGCCGTGATGGTGGGCGCCGCGGTCACGATCGCGGCTGAGTGA
- a CDS encoding glycosyltransferase: MASLLDAIAQVEKGELSAARAICLQILSNSESPEVYGLLAEIGRRDRDFESMVHHARRAVELAPRVADYQYFHGLALLETGAVDAAVEALDRAIDLRLGHEAAQGALRTALSRRARFEERYLVSIITPTTGSATLARAIESVQAQTYSGLDHFVVVDGREGEVAARAALPRTPRRPCHLVALPFNTGADGFKGHRIYGAAVYLVSGRYVAFLDEDNWFERHHIESLMALVESRGLEWAHALRNIVDREGRLVTQDDCESLGKWPTWIDPAAHLVDTNCYLLRRDIAVQFSPQFHRRSRDIFSPDAILCSHLLKQRPHFDTNGDYTVNYTAGSGPDSVSAEFFVRGNAAMRKRYPNGFPWRRTSRT, translated from the coding sequence ATGGCTAGTCTACTCGACGCCATAGCGCAGGTCGAAAAGGGAGAATTGTCGGCGGCGAGGGCCATTTGCCTGCAGATCCTGAGCAACTCGGAAAGCCCCGAGGTCTATGGACTGCTTGCTGAGATCGGAAGGCGAGATCGCGATTTCGAAAGCATGGTCCACCATGCTCGGAGAGCGGTCGAGCTAGCACCTCGGGTCGCCGACTACCAATACTTTCACGGCCTGGCACTTCTCGAAACCGGTGCCGTCGATGCGGCGGTCGAAGCATTGGATCGCGCCATCGATCTGCGCCTCGGCCACGAGGCCGCCCAAGGCGCACTTCGCACCGCCTTGTCACGCCGCGCACGGTTCGAGGAGCGATACCTCGTCTCGATCATCACGCCAACCACCGGTTCCGCGACACTCGCTCGCGCCATCGAAAGCGTTCAAGCCCAGACTTATTCCGGACTGGATCACTTCGTCGTGGTCGACGGGAGGGAAGGCGAGGTGGCCGCGCGTGCTGCCTTACCGCGCACGCCGCGCCGTCCCTGTCATCTTGTAGCGCTACCCTTCAACACCGGTGCCGACGGATTCAAAGGCCATCGCATCTACGGTGCTGCCGTTTATCTTGTGTCCGGCCGATATGTCGCATTTCTCGACGAAGACAACTGGTTCGAGCGGCACCACATCGAGAGCTTGATGGCGTTGGTCGAGAGCCGAGGCCTCGAATGGGCTCATGCGCTGCGCAACATCGTCGACAGGGAAGGCCGATTGGTCACTCAGGACGATTGCGAGAGCCTCGGAAAATGGCCCACATGGATCGATCCCGCCGCTCACCTCGTCGACACGAACTGTTATCTTTTGCGACGCGATATTGCGGTCCAGTTCAGTCCGCAATTTCATCGCCGGTCGCGCGACATCTTTTCGCCCGATGCCATACTATGCAGTCATCTGCTCAAGCAGCGGCCGCACTTCGACACCAACGGCGACTACACCGTCAACTACACTGCCGGCAGCGGGCCGGATTCCGTGAGCGCCGAATTCTTCGTGCGAGGCAACGCGGCGATGCGCAAGCGATATCCGAACGGCTTTCCCTGGCGTCGAACGTCGCGCACCTGA